The sequence GTCTGGGATGGATAATCGAGATATTTATGAATATGGTTGGGGGCTAGAAGGACAAAGAATATATGGTCAACGACCTGGCAAAAAGAGAGAGAGAATAAGCATGATGAGTGGTTATCATTTAGGGAAATTGGTTGCACCATTTACTTGGATTGGTAGTTGTAATTTGCAAGTATTGATTACCTGGTTAACAGAGATTTGGAGCAGGGAAGAAAATTGTTTTAGATAATGCAAGTTTTCATCGTTGCCAACTGGTTAGGAAGGTTGTGGAAGCCGCTGGGTGCGAATTGATATATCTACCAAAATACTCTCCCGATTTAAATCCGATTGAGCATCAATGGCATAGAATCAAGCAGAGAGTTAGAAAAACCATGACATCTACAACCCAAAATCTTCATGATCTTATAGATTCAGTCATCTGCTCTATATGCCAACCTTTGCCTGCTTAGCTATATTACCCAGAACCAAGGGCGGGGGTGCCCCCCTGCGACCGCTAACTTTGAATTGATAGAAGTGCCCAACAAACAGAAATTTCCCAGAACCAAAAACGGGGGCGGTGCCCCTATGACCTATTTTTAGAAGTGCCCATAATTCAGATGCGATGGTTAGAGTTCCTGCCAGCCGGAAATTGCCCCAAGGCTCGGTTCGGTTCTCAGCGCAGGTTTTGCTAAGGTGAGGGTAAGCAGTCATCAACCGTTGCACCATTGCCCGCCCATGAGTGACCCCCGCACCACCGAAGTGATTGAACGCTTGGCCGCTGATTTGGGCGACCGGGTATATATGGACATTGCCCGCTGGCATTTGTACCTGAAAGATGCCCATTTAGACAAAATCCTTGCCCAACGCCTCTACGCCCAGGCCGAACAGGGCACCCTCAAGGAAGACCAAGCCCTGGCCATTTTGCGGGAAATTCTGGTGGATATTGGCGGCGGGCGGCGGCAAATTCCCCTGCTGGACTTGGTGCCCGTGCAGGCGCAGTTGGCGTACATGGATGTGGTGGAAGCCTTCCAAAAACGCCTCCCCTAAGTTCGGAAACCCCACCTTTTAAGTCGGAAATCTATCGCCCATCATAGGAAATACGGGGGTAAACCCACCGAAATTTGCTTTTTTTAGGAGCGGCAGAGATTCATGGCTAAAGTTGTGGGCATTGACCTAGGGACAACCAACTCGGTGGTGGCAGTGATGGAAGGCGGACAGCCCGTTGTCATTGCCAATGCGGAAGGATTTCGCACCACCCCTTCGATTGTGGCTTATGCCAAAAACGGCGACCGTCTGGTAGGGCAGATCGCCAAACGTCAGGCGGTGATTAATCCCGATAACACCTTCTATTCGGTGAAACGATTTATCGGGCGTAAGTACGATGAAGTCACCAATGAAGCCAAGCAGGTTCCCTACAAAGTCCTGCGGGATAGTAATGGCAATGTGAAGATTGACTGCCCCCAACTGGGCAAGCAATTTGCGCCGGAGGAAATTTCGGCTCAGGTGTTGCGGAAACTGGCGGATGATGCCAGCAAGTACCTGGGGGAACCGGTGACCCAGGCGGTGATTACCGTTCCAGCGTATTTCAATGATTCCCAGCGGCAAGCGACTAAGGATGCGGGCAAAATTGCCGGTTTGGAAGTCCTGCGGATTATCAATGAACCGACGGCGGCTTCCCTGGCGTATGGGCTGGATAAGAAGGCTAATGAAACCATCCTGGTGTTTGACCTGGGGGGTGGGACATTTGACGTGTCCATTCTGGAGGTCGGGGATGGGGTGTTTGAGGTACTTGCCACCTCCGGGGATACCCACCTGGGCGGGGATGACTTTGACAAAAAAATCGTGGACTGGATGGCGCAGGATTTTCTGGCCAAGGAAGGCATTGACCTGCGCAAGGACAAGCAAGCCCTGCAACGGCTGACCGAAGCCGCCGAAAAAGCCAAAATCGAACTTTCCAGCGTCAGCCAGACGGACATCAACCTGCCCTTTATTACCGCCACCCAGGATGGGCCCAAGCACCTGGAAATGACCCTGACCCGGGCGAAATTTGAGGAACTCTGTAGCGACCTGTTTGACCGGTGTAAGGTGCCGGTGGAGCAAGCCCTGCGGGATGCCAAGCTGGACAGGAGCAAAATTGATGAGGTGGTGATGGTAGGGGGTTCCACCCGGATTCCCGCCGTGCAACAACTGGTGCGCCAAATCCTGGGCAAAGAACCCAACCAGAGCGTCAACCCGGACGAGGTGGTGGCAGTGGGAGCCGCCGTGCAAGCCGGGGTACTTTCCGGGGAAGTCAAGGACATTCTGCTGTTGGATGTCACGCCCTTGTCCCTGGGGGTGGAAACCCTGGGCGGGGTGATGACCAAAATGATTCCCCGCAATACCACCATTCCCACCAAAAAAACCGAGGTGTTTTCCACCGCTGTGGACAACCAAACCAATGTGGAAATCCACGTCCTGCAAGGGGAGCGGGAATTGGCGTCCGGGAACAAGAGCCTGGGTACCTTCCGTTTGGATGGGATTCCCCCGGCGCCCCGGGGAGTGCCCCAGATTGAAGTTACCTTTGACATTGATGCCAACGGCATTCTGAATGTCACCGCCAAAGACAAAGCCTCCGGCAAGGTGCAGTCCATCACCATTTCCGGTTCCTCCACCCTGTCCAAAGAAGAGGTGGAGCGGATGGTGCGGGATGCAGAAATGAACGCCGCCGCCGACCGGGAGCGCAAGGAGCAGGTGGAGTTGAAAAACCAAGCCGACTCCCTCGCCTACCAAGCGGAACGGCAACTCAAAGAGTTGGGGGACAAACTCCCCGCCGCCGATAAAACCAAAATTGAGGGCTTGGTCAAAGACCTGCGGGAAGCCATCAACCAGGAAAACTGGGAGCGGATCAAAACCCTCAACAACGACCTGCAACAGACCCTCTACAGCGTCAACACCAACCTCTACCAGCAGGCCAGTGGGGACACCCCCCAATCGCCGCCGCCAGGGGATGGGGACGTGATTGATGCGGACTTCTCGGAAGGGAAATAGGACACCAAACCGGCCATGAATCCAACTGCCAGTGGGCTACCCCGCTGGTTTTTTTTGGCGATAGATTTTTTACAAAAGTTAACATTCATGGTAAGGTGTTAACATAGTTTGAACTTTAGGAGTTTGACCATGACCACCCAACAAGAGACCCTGCGTCCCCGGAGCTACACGGTGGAAGACGGCGGGCGTTTGAATAACTTTGCCATCGAACCCAAGATGTATGTGGATGAGGAGTCCCGGGTTGGGTTTACCGAGTACGCCGAGCGGTTGAACGGTCGTTTGGCGATGATTGGCTTTGTCTCCCTGATTGCTTTGGAATTGCTGACGGGTAAGGGACTGGTGGCGCTGTTGTCCAGCCTGCAATAGAGCATCTAACGGGCACCGGCCTGGATGGCTGTGTTAGCGTACTGCACCAAGCCGTCCAGGTCAGCATTTCTAGCGGTCATGCGGTAACGCACCCCCTGGTTGAGCCATTCCACCATGGCTGTACAGTACGCCCCGCAACTGTTGACAAACTGACCTGGGATGCCCCCCGCTAAGGTTACTTTTTGACGGGTTTCACCAGGAAATTCCCGGTTAGGGGTGGATAATTTGCCGCCCCGTTCGCCGCTGAGGGAACCAAACGTACAGGCACCGGCAGTACAACCGGGAAAGGTGTACAACCCAATGTCATAACGGTCGGGCTGGACAGTTGCACTCACAAAAAAGAGTTGCATCGCTCCCGCTCGCAGGGGTTCCTGGGGCAGAAAAACTGGGATTTTGGTGCGTTTTAAGGTGTCCATGATCTGGCGTACCTGACCAGCGGCATCCACCCAGGGGCGAAAATTTGCAGTCACATCCAGCCATTGGGCGATTCGTTCCCCGGTGAGGTTGAGGGTGGTCACCCGTAGCGTTTGGGATTGGTTGCCCACTTGGAGGGGGACGGTTTGCTCCTGTCCCTTGCCAAACCTATTCAGCATCGTACTCGCCATCTCGCAGGGGATGCGAAATTCCCCCATCGGTATCTGCCCACCCCCCGCCCGGTAATCCCACCGCCAGCCCTGCACCTGGGGAAATTGGCGGCACAGTCCCCCGGTCACGGCAAACATCTGGGCAATATGCTGGTCATAAATCCGCAGGGGACGGCCTGGGGTGGTGCGGGTTTCCTGGGCAATCAACTGGGCAGAAAACCAAGTGCCTGGGGCGGGAGTCCCGGCTAAACGCACCTGGGGAGATGGCGTAGCACCCAGGGCATGGGAGGTTAAAGTGGAGACAAAACCCGCCAGAAGCAAACCCGCGAGTTTAGAGAGATGCGCCATAGGGATTTTTAGGGAGCCAGGGGCAATTGTACCAAGTCATTCCCCCGCCAATTGCCACCAGCCCAAGCCAGGACCAATGAAGCGGATGGTGACCCAAAAAAG comes from Synechococcus sp. C9 and encodes:
- a CDS encoding transposase, encoding MIKEEKNEDLVYVDQSGMDNRDIYEYGWGLEGQRIYGQRPGKKRERISMMSGYHLGKLVAPFTWIGSCNLQVLITWLTEIWSREENCFR
- a CDS encoding DUF3181 family protein, with product MRVSSHQPLHHCPPMSDPRTTEVIERLAADLGDRVYMDIARWHLYLKDAHLDKILAQRLYAQAEQGTLKEDQALAILREILVDIGGGRRQIPLLDLVPVQAQLAYMDVVEAFQKRLP
- the dnaK gene encoding molecular chaperone DnaK; protein product: MAKVVGIDLGTTNSVVAVMEGGQPVVIANAEGFRTTPSIVAYAKNGDRLVGQIAKRQAVINPDNTFYSVKRFIGRKYDEVTNEAKQVPYKVLRDSNGNVKIDCPQLGKQFAPEEISAQVLRKLADDASKYLGEPVTQAVITVPAYFNDSQRQATKDAGKIAGLEVLRIINEPTAASLAYGLDKKANETILVFDLGGGTFDVSILEVGDGVFEVLATSGDTHLGGDDFDKKIVDWMAQDFLAKEGIDLRKDKQALQRLTEAAEKAKIELSSVSQTDINLPFITATQDGPKHLEMTLTRAKFEELCSDLFDRCKVPVEQALRDAKLDRSKIDEVVMVGGSTRIPAVQQLVRQILGKEPNQSVNPDEVVAVGAAVQAGVLSGEVKDILLLDVTPLSLGVETLGGVMTKMIPRNTTIPTKKTEVFSTAVDNQTNVEIHVLQGERELASGNKSLGTFRLDGIPPAPRGVPQIEVTFDIDANGILNVTAKDKASGKVQSITISGSSTLSKEEVERMVRDAEMNAAADRERKEQVELKNQADSLAYQAERQLKELGDKLPAADKTKIEGLVKDLREAINQENWERIKTLNNDLQQTLYSVNTNLYQQASGDTPQSPPPGDGDVIDADFSEGK
- a CDS encoding chlorophyll a/b-binding protein, whose product is MTTQQETLRPRSYTVEDGGRLNNFAIEPKMYVDEESRVGFTEYAERLNGRLAMIGFVSLIALELLTGKGLVALLSSLQ